A window of the Dunckerocampus dactyliophorus isolate RoL2022-P2 chromosome 21, RoL_Ddac_1.1, whole genome shotgun sequence genome harbors these coding sequences:
- the nom1 gene encoding nucleolar MIF4G domain-containing protein 1 produces MKGKWKVGGKKKKGNEVLQKYMVAVDEFVKSKNGAEEAGDNTGLRFVQRKSRKELRKEKRKLKKARMKSHYEGKKAVSLPSGDGDLSGTAAHKQPHPKKEIIKKDTGSNARKAEKPKVSSSKKPNKLQESRKKALLEANEQEDREIKKLERYLKLNKRKNKKSLPQSFVADGLDYILGALDSDTLVAGMYDSDDNMDLAKHNFEQLDKNTSQPSEEEEDEDEASEMDSSGDEDSVPLEEDEVTSEEEAMDEELQDESDAKDINEEPAESSSNTGAADASKYVPPHMRNTAGDEHKAELEKLRKNVKGLVNRLSEHNMSSISSQLEALYMSCSRKDMNDTLTEVLLAACVTPALMPDRLLMEHVLLVSVLHHAVGLEVGAHFLETVVHMFDDLYNRPSEGKECDNLVAIVAHLYNFQVVHSLLVFDILRRFMAAFTEKDIELLLFVLKNVGFSLRKDDALALKELISEAQRKAADMGKKFQDQTRVRFMLETMLALKNNDMRKIPGYDPEPVEKLKKLQRTLIQRNSAGSDMKLRVSLDNLLSANQVGRWWIVGSSWSGAPMISQQGNTTSNKSVTEGQYSAKVLELARKQRMNTEVRRNIFCVLMTSEDYLDAFEKLLKMGLKDKQEREIVHVLMDCCLQEKTFNAFYAVLAEKFCTHDRRFQMTFQFSLWDKFRELSDLPGRTLSNLIQLVTRLLQKKCLSLSLLKVIEFAELDKPKVRFLRQVLTRLLKDTEPEELVSIFARISGIPKLGMLREGLKLFISHFLLKNSPSQDSQEQASVLSARAHIATKAMEAKEAKVRL; encoded by the exons ATGAAAGGGAAATGGAAGGTGGGCGGGAAAAAGAAGAAGGGCAACGAAGTGTTGCAGAAGTACATGGTGGCGGTGGATGAATTTGTTAAAAGCAAGAATGGTGCGGAGGAGGCAGGGGATAACACCGGCTTGAGGTTCGTTCAACGGAAAAGCAGGAAGGAGCTTCGCAAAGAGAAGCGCAAACTGAAGAAAGCCAGAATGAAAAGTCATTATGAAGGTAAAAAGGCTGTCAGTTTGCCCAGTGGCGATGGTGATCTTTCTGGAACAGCTGCTCATAAACAGCCACATCCAAAGAAGGAGATCATTAAAAAAGACACTGGAAGTAATGCCAGGAAAGCAGAAAAGCCTAAAGTGTCGTCGTCCAAGAAACCCAACAAGCTTCAAGAGTCCAGAAAGAAGGCCCTTTTGGAGGCAAACGAACAAGAGGACAGAGAAATAAAGAAGCTAGAACGCTACCTCAagttaaacaagagaaaaaacaagaaaagctTGCCTCAGTCATTTGTGGCGGACGGCCTGGACTACATCCTGGGTGCTCTGGACTCTGACACCTTGGTGGCTGGGATGTACGACAGCGATGACAACATGGATCTGGCCAAGCACAACTTTGAACAACTGGACAAGAACACCTCACAGCCctcggaggaggaggaggatgaggatgaggcaAGTGAAATGGATTCTTCTGGTGATGAAGATAGTGTGCCATTGGAGGAGGATGAAGTGACCAGTGAAGAGGAGGCAATGGATGAAGAACTCCAAGATGAGAGTGATGCCAAAGACATAAATGAGGAACCCGCAGAGTCCAGCTCAAATACT GGAGCCGCTGATGCCAGCAAGTACGTGCCGCCTCATATGCGAAACACTGCAGGTGACGAACATAAAGCTGAGCTGGAAAAACTCAGGAAGAACGTCAAAGGCCTTGTGAACAG gCTGAGTGAGCACAACATGTCATCCATCAGCAGCCAGCTGGAGGCGCTCTACATGAGCTGCAGCAGAAAGGACATGAATGACACCCTCACTGAGGTGCTGCTGGCGGCCTGTGTCACCCCAGCACTGATGCCTGACAGGCTGCTGATGGAGCACGTCCTCCTCGTCAGCGTCCTCCATCACGCTGTGGGCTTGGAG GTAGGAGCCCATTTTCTGGAGACAGTGGTGCACATGTTCGACGACTTGTACAACCGGCCAAGTGAGGGCAAAGAGTGCGACAACCTGGTAGCCATTGTGGCCCACCTCTACAACTTCCAGGTGGTGCACTCCCTCCTCGTCTTCGACATCCTCAGACGCTTCATGGCGGCCTTCACAGAGAAGGACATCgagctgctgctgtttgtgCTGAAGAACGTCGGCTTCTCCCTGAGGAAGGATGATGCCCTGGCCCTCAAGGAGCTCATCTCCGAGGCCCAACGCAAGGCGGCTGACATGGGCAAGAAGTTCCAGGATCAGACCAGA GTGCGTTTCATGTTGGAAACCATGCTGGCTTTGAAGAACAATGACATGCGCAAGATCCCAGGTTACGATCCTGAGCCTGTGGAGAAACTGAAGAAGCTGCAGCGGACTCTG ATCCAACGTAACTCCGCAGGCAGTGACATGAAGCTGAGAGTGTCTCTGGACAATCTGCTGTCGGCCAATCAGGTGGGCCGCTGGTGGATCGTGGGCTCCTCGTGGAGTGGAGCGCCCATGATCAGCCAACAAGGGAACACGACGTCCAACAAAAGTGTCACCGAAGGACAA tacAGTGCCAAAGTTCTGGAGCTGGCCCGAAAACAGAGGATGAATACTGAGGTCAGAAGAAACATCTTCTGCGTCCTCATGACCAGCGAAGATTACCTGGATGCTTTCGAGAAGCTGCTCAA gATGGGGCTGAAGGACAAGCAGGAGAGAGAAATCGTCCATGTTCTGATGGACTGCTGTCTGCAGGAGAAGACCTTCAATGCCTTTTATGCTGTGCTGGCAGAGAAGTTCTGTACTCACGACCGCCGCTTTCAG ATGACCTTCCAGTTCAGCCTGTGGGACAAATTCAGGGAGCTTTCCGACCTTCCCGGCAGGACTTTGAGCAACCTGATCCAGCTGGTGACCCGCCTCCTCCAGAAAAAGTGCCTCTCGCTGTCCTTACTTAAA GTCATCGAGTTCGCAGAACTGGACAAGCCCAAAGTGCGCTTCCTGCGTCAGGTCCTGACTCGACTACTCAAAGACACCGAGCCTGAGGAGCTCGTCAGCATATTTGCAAG GATTTCTGGAATTCCCAAGCTGGGCATGCTGCGCGAGGGCTTGAAGCTTTTCATCAGCCACTTCCTGCTGAAGAACAGCCCGTCGCAGGATTCACAGGAGCAGGCGTCCGTGCTTTCTGCGCGCGCTCACATCGCCACCAAAGCCATGGAGGCCAAAGAGGCGAAAGTCAGACTATAa